From the Trifolium pratense cultivar HEN17-A07 linkage group LG4, ARS_RC_1.1, whole genome shotgun sequence genome, the window ATTAAAACAATCCAAGTGTATCTGCTATAATCATCTACAGCAGTAAGAAAATAAGAATGATGATGAAAAGACTTTATTGAAATAGGACCCCAAATATCAAAGTGGATTACAACGTAAGCATGAGTTGCTTTATTAAAGCTAGTACTATATGGTAGTTTCTTGTGCTTAGCAAGGTGACAAATGTCACATATTCCATTTGGATCTGCTATTACATAGGGAAATTTATTTTGCAAGCTAGCTAATCTAAGGTGTGAAGGGTGTCCTAATCTGAAATGCCAAAGGGCTGACTTAGGGATAGATTTGTGGTTAGATCCATCAATGGATGCCACATGAGCTACTTTATCTGTAAGCTTGAGGTGATACAATCCATCATGTTCCTCAGCTGAACCAATCATCTTCAAATTCTTCTAGTCCTGAATAGTACAATGTGAATTAGTAAAATTGACTATATAGTGAGGTGACTGACACAATTTTGAAACTGCAATCAAATTAATGGAGAAATTTGGAACATATAGAACATCAATAATGACAAATTGTGTTGAAAACTGAACAATACCAGAAAATTTTGCAATGCCAAAATTACCATTAGGAAGAGTAATATTGATAGGATTAATTTCAATGTATGATTGAAACCAAGATAAAGAGTTGCATATGTGGTGACTAGCAcctgaatcaatgatccaaatACCAAGAACACATGCATTATGAGAGGTGGGAGATATACCTTTGTGAATCACTGATGTATGATCAGTGATCATAGAAGAACCAACCTTAACTGAACTTGCAGAGGTAGAAGTAGAAGTAAGATTAGAATTCTGAAGCAGTGACATTAGCTTATCATACTGCTCCTGAGAAATTGAAGGAGGAGTAGCTGCAACAGGCTCAGATGAGGCTCCCTCAGTTGCAGCATGAGCAGATGCAAACTTCTTCATATGTGGTGGAACACCATTTTTCTTGAAGCAATTCTCAACAAAATGATTATCCTTGCCACAATAAGTGCAATTACGAGGAGGCTTGGAACCAGAAGCAACCTTGCTTGACTTAGCTGCATTAACAAGAATCTTAGATTCATCAGGTTCAGTGAAGTTACCTTGGCGTTCATGTTGAATCACCATGTGAAAGACCTTGTTGATTGGAGGAAGAGGATCAATGAGCAAGATCTGTGACTTCACAGTAGAAAAATTGTCATTCAAACCAGTAATGAAACGAATTGTTTGCAGAAGAGTGTGATTCCTGCGTGCAGAACGCATAGCCTCACAAGTACATCTTTGACGACAAGTGCATGAAGGAAAAGGGAGATATAGCTCCAATTCTTCCCAAAGTACTCTGAGATCAAAGTAGAAATCAATAACAGAACGATTTTCTTGCTTCAAAGCATGAATTTCTTGTTGTAATTCAGAAATTCGAATCAAGTCACCTTGAGAGAAGCGTTCACGAAGATCATTCCAAATGTCAATGGCGTTTTCAAGGAAAACAACAGATTGAGCAATTGAAGGAGAAACTGAATTCAAGATCCATGAAGAAATCAAATGATTGCAACGGTGCCACGCACGAAACGCAGGATCAAAATCATCTTCAGGCATAGGAAGAGAACCATCAACAAACTCGAGCTTCATCTTAGCACCTAACGCACGTTTCATCGAACGCGCCCAAGATTGGTAGTTAGAACCGGTGAGGAGTGGAGTAACTACAACAGAAGTAGGTCCATCACCAGGATGAACGAAATAGGGAGATGAATTATCAAGAACAGGATCTGGAGCGTTGCGAGAAGGCATGATTCCGTCGGAGAAGATGATCGGAAACAGATAACAGAAAACTATTACGGCAGCGGAAAAACGGTTACAGTGGATCTTAAGGCGGTTGATACCATGTTATGATATAAAGGAGAgggaaaaatagaaagaaagattcattatattgaattgaatgaattcTAATACAAGTTCATGATCCTTATATAGTGTAGATTAGGATCCATGATAAGCTAGTGTATATCTAACATATGCTAACTTATactacaagttagttacaaaacTAAACTAACTATTTACATTTGTCTCCATTTCATCATTCCTTTGATCATTCTTATTGATACTTAACactatataaaaataacaatatcatGCACAATTGAAAAAAACTCGGAATTTCCTCTACACTTAATGtgaatagcatcaaccaacaTCTTCgaatcactttcaaattgaactcgaTCTAATCCTTTATGTCTAGCTTCTATCATAGCCAGCTGTaaatagggatggcaacggccaacgggcgcccatgggtgcgggtttgacacttaccaaacccatacccgaaatcatcacccaaacccaaagactgttcgggtggcaaaacaacacccacgcccacacccattgggttcgggtttttttccacccaaacccaaacccacaacacatttaaaaataatttgcaaatttaagaaattaaattccaacatagactttgaattaaattacaactaaaattaaggtcttccaaagaaattcaaacatagactttcaagaaattacaacatatactttcaagaaattaaattacaactaaaatttaaagtcttccaaggaaattgagggagactatgggggtaattaggtaattataaaatatttcgggtgggtgtatgggtttcgggtgtgggtttgactgataccaaactcacacccatattatcgggtgtcacccgaacccgaacccaaacccagtcaaatcgggtttcgcccgttaacttgagtttgggttcgggttggtctctcgggtttgagtttttttccTAGCTGTAAATTCCATGCTTATAtacgttgaaatttaaaagtctaatttaatttaatgattttcattttcataatcGAAATAATGACTTAACTAACATCCAAATTATATTGAAATCATTCCAAACACTTCAATGAGTTCCAATGCGTCGCGTATCACGAAGAGTGCAGCAATGTTTGGGACCAAAACCTCACCAAACCTCATTTCATTACACCGGTCTACTACACCATTGCAAAACCACTGAttgcattaaaaaaattcacGCCCAAATTATTACCGGTGGCCACAGAAAAGACCCATTTATCGCAGCTAAACTAATCGACAAGTATGCACAGTTTGGTGGCTCCAATGTTGAACATGCACGCAAAGTGTTCGACATTTTGTCTGAAAGAGATGTTTTCTGTTGGAACGTTGTCATCAAGGGTTATGCCAATATGGGTCCTTTTACTGAAGCCTTAAACGTTTATGATGTGATGCGTATAAGTGGTACTACTCCGAATCGCTACACTTACCCTTTTGTGCTTAAGGCTTGTGGTGCTGAGAGGGATTATGTAAAGGGTCGAATTATTCATGAGAATGTTGTGAAGTGTGGATTggactttgatttgtttgttggGAATGCTCTTGTTGCATTTTATGCGAAGTGTCAGGAGATTGAAGCGTCGAGAAaagtgtttgatgaaatgcctgAGAGAGATATTGTTAGTTGGAATTCTATGATTTCGGGATATATCGCGAATGGCTATATGGATGATGCTGTATTGGTATTCTATGATATGTTGAGGGATGATGATATAGGTTTTCCTGACAATGCTACTCTTGTAACTGTTCTTCCAGCATTTGCTGAGAAAGCTGATATTCATGCAGGATATTGGATTCATTGTTATATTGTCAAGACAGGGATGAAACTTGATCCTGCTGTTGGTTGTGGTCTTATAACATTATACTCAAATTGTGGTTATATAAGCATGGCAAGAGCCATTTTTGACCAGATATCGGATAGAAATGTCTTTGTTTGGAGTGCAATTATTAGGTGCTATGGGACACATGGATTTGCTCATGAGGCTCTTGGTATGTTCCGGCAATTAGTTGATTCTGGCTTGCATCCAGACGGCGTTgtgtttttgtgtttgttgtCGGCATGTAGTCATGCAGGTATGCATGAACAGGGTTGGCACCTTTTTCAGACCATGGAAACTTATGGTGTTGCAAAAGGCGAGGCTCATTATGCTTGCATGGTGGATCTTTTGGGTAGAGCTGGTGATCTAGAAAAAGCAGTGGAGTTCATTCAATCTATGCCTATCCAACCAGGGAAAAATGTTTATGGCGCCTTGTTGGGTGCCTGTAGAATACACAAACATTTGGAACTTGCTGAATTGGCTTCCGAGAAGTTGTTTGTTTTGGACCCTAACAAGGCCGGGCGGTACGTGATTCTAGCACAGATGTATGAAGATGAAGGTCGGTGGCAGGATGCAGCCGGATTGAGGAAAGTAATCAGGGAGAAAGAAATCAAGAAGCCAATTGGTTATAGCTCTGTTGAACTGGAATCAGGTCATGAAAAATTTCGGGTAAATGATGAGTCTCATCCATTTACAACATATATTTTTGAGACCTTGGTAAGCTTAGATAGGATAATGGGTAACGAAGCTCGCACTCAATGTGATGCCATTTTGTAGGGACTATGAAATGGTGGACAAAGGGAAACACCATCTAATTGTGTTGATTAACCGATAGTCTGATACTAATTATCTAGAACTGAactgattgtaaaaaaaaaaaatctataactgATAGTCATATCTTCGTCCCTGGAGATGATCATGAATTCACAAACTGCACTATGCTACGAGTTTATTGATACTGTGAAGTATAGTTGAAGATTCTCTTAGGACAAATACCAATAGTTAGAATTCAGTATGGCAGCTTAATTATGCAAATAACATACAATTATGAATGATAGACTCAAGACAAGATAGAGGCCAGGTGAAAATTCACATATGATGAAATTATGCTTGAAGGGATAAATAGAAAAAGTTTCAGTTCAATTGAAGCTTGTAATTTGCTCAACAACACCAGGACATTTTTTGTAAACTAAATTTGAAGTTATGTTCGAAGATCTTGCAAACGTGTGATCAAATGAAGTAGCCATCAATGGTTTTGTTTCTCGACAGTGGATAATACAAACCTTAAAGCTAGCCAAAGAGGTCAACTGTTTGATACATAGAATTTTGTTTTGGAAACAAGAtggttttatttatataatgtttttttggGTTTGTGGCTTCGAGTTTGCTTCATGGAGAGCTAAATTATTTAGAAAatcacttcatttttttttttatatcttgtgtttttctttttcaatttgttagTTTCACGGGGAAGATATACTTAACCATGTCATGCCAATCTTGAGTATTTATTAATCTTACTATCAAAATTAGAAGCTAAACAGCTCATTTGTCTTGTTGTGATTAATTGTTGATGGATTGAGTGTTGCAAAACTCTGCTGGAGTGTGAAAAATTGGTTCTGGTTTGTTTCGAGTGTCTGCTGCAAGTTATATCAACTGCTCACAATATTTTCTACAGTTAACAGAATAATTGCTTATTGATCACTAAATTCTGCTATCCATTTTAAGGGACAAAAATAACTCAGAATTATACAATGAAATACTGAATCAAGTCCACAAATAACTTTTTCCATACTATATAAAGCAGAACCTAgttgtttatttatatatacacAAAGCAAATAATACTCCACATTTTGCTTAGAAAAAACTTGTTTTCCTTCAATATAAACTTGACAATAAATCCatgcataaataaatatcaCATCAAGATACAGAGAACTATGAAATCGTTATATTGCGGTTGCAATTACGCCAATGGTCCACAATTTAAAACTATCACAATAACTTGTGATAACATTCTTTTTTCACAAACAGATTCACTTTTCTACCAATGCTACTAAGAAATTAACATTCATCTCTCAGCAAGATTAGCATCAAAATCAGACAATGAACCTCTACCACTTACAAATTTCTTCATCGAACCCAAAGACGGTGCCACAACTTCGTTCTCTTCCAAGACAAAAGCTTTCACACTTTGTGTTGGACTCTCACAACTTCCCTTAAAATCCCAAAACAAAACCTTCTTATATTCATGGGAAGTAACAGAATCACTCTTTTTTGTTGAAGATTGATCAACCCTTTTGACCTTTCTCTTCTTCTTGCACTTCACTTGACCCATACAAGAAACCTTAGGAGAGGTTGGTTCTCGTGCACTAAAGCTTATACTTCGATGCTTTCTTCGCGCTTCCTTTGGAATTATTGAAACTTTTCGTGAAGTTGTAACACTTGTGTTAGGACTTAGAGTTGGATTTTGATAACTTGACACTGAAGCTACCGGTCGTTTTGGTAGAAACTTGAAAAACTTGTTTTTCATTTGTGATAGTTTCTCCATGTTGAGAAACTATGTAGTATTGTTAGAGACTTAGTGAAGTGTAATTAATGGCTCTTTGAGAACCTTAatccatcttcttcttttttttgttagttaGTGTAAGAATAATAGCTTATGGTTATACAACATAATTAATGTAGAAAACAAATATGGCTCttattaaaaaagtaaataaataaaagacaacATATAGTGCACGGTATGTGAAAGACCTTTGGGGCaaaatgaaattgattttgttgGTCAAGAATAGGGGCaaattaaagaaataatatGTGGCTtgatcaaaaaaattaaaaataatatggttGACTTCATCATTGTGGAATGGGGAGAGGCGTGGTATAGGAGACAATtgcataatattttatattgggAAGATAATGAAAGGAAAGGACAAAAGACATAGTGAAAAGAAATACTAATATGGTATCTGTACATTGCAAGATATATTCATGTTCTTTTTTAATCAACAACAATTTAATATACAATCAAgaataaactttttcaaaataacTTAGAGTCCACAAATTCTAACTAAACGATAGAAAAGCTGAAATTGCTAGATCGAACACTATGACTGATCGGGGTCCGAACTCCAGCCTCTCCACTTTATATGTGTGAGTTTCCATTGACTTATCATTTCGTTcgtgtacaaaaaaaatagacataTTGTTagttatatttgataaatgagaaattttgagttTAATCTACTATGTATATGTTATTACACTTCTAAtgtttctaaattattttatcaattgattgtcaaattttttttatcaattagaTCTACGGTTGAGTACCTTCTTTCTAATGTGTTTGAGGAAGCAcataaattttatctttgaGTTTGATAAGGTTGTCAAAAGTTTAATATACATGTTTATCATTTAAGCAACACTTATAATATAACATAGACATGACGAGATACAAAAGTAGTACTATAGCAACTATACAAGTTGGATGGACAATGATGCCTTAATCTAAAACCCTTAAGTTTTGATTGTATAAGTCTTCTTTCGCTTATATGTCGATGAAAATACACATTTCCACCAAATGTATGACATTGTACTCACAAATCAAATTCcaatattaaaaaacattattCATCAATTTTATTGATAGGAATTGAATGTCTTTGGTGAGAAATGGAAAGAATTGTCGAAGTACTTTTATGTAGACGAAGTGGGAGTATCATGCTTTCTCCATCACCCCATAATACATAAGCTTCTTCTCCATGAATAGCATCATCACCAACTTCAAGGTCTTCTTCTTTCATTCTAAGGTCCACAATGTGACTTAGAATGATACAAATGAGGCTAGTAATAACAACATTCCAAATAGTAATAAAAATTGCTCCTAGTAATTGGTACAATATTTGCCTAATTCCTAGGCCCATATTCTCATCAAAATAGCTATAAAATAAGCCAGGCCCATAAGAAGTTATAGGCCCATAAAGCATCCTTAAAAGTTTGGGCTTGGCAAAGACACCAGAAAGGATTCCTCCAAGAAAACCAGCCACGGCATGAGTGTGAAAAACTCCTAATGTATCATCtacattttgaaaaaatggtACTCTTTTGTGCAACACCATCATTGTGTACCATGGAATTGAACCAGACAAAGCTCCCATCAATATTGCTGCCCATGGATCCACCAATCCTTGTCACAAACATAGGTAAAATTAGTGTCAATAGTTGTAGACATGTAAGTTTGAAAAATAGGAAATGGATTCACATTCCTAATTATATTACGCAGTTAGTGATCTGAGATTAACTACTAAAAAAACACAATGTGCTTTACCTGATGCAAGGAATCTGAATCATAAAGATCAATATAAGCACCGATACTCCATGGGAAAAATTCAATGCCTAGTAATTGACattttttagagtttttttttttgacgaaagaCGTTTTTTTAGAAATatcaataatataatttttaaatgtttctttatgacaaaaaaaaaacaagatataTGTACATAGTATTCACCTCGTGTTAATGAATATGGTGAACACATAAAGTGGATTCTCCTCTCGAAAACAAATTTTCACTATTGGTACTATGGAACATATGACTGCAACTATTGAATGTGGTTTAAGTGAGCTTTACCTGCACCTGGTGTAATGCAAACAAGGCCAGTCATCATTCCTTGGACAGAACCTATCAATGAGCCCTTCTTGTATACAATCATATCTAGAGAAATCCAAACAAGAATGCTTGTGGCAGTGCACAAATGAGTATTGAAGATTGCTATGGATGTAATCTCTCCCACTTGAAATGGTGCTCCACCATTAAACCCTGTCCATCCCATCCATAAGAACCCTGCACCTCCAAGCATGTGAATTATGTTATTTGGTGGGAAATTTTTCCTATCATCTGAAGTTCTTGGACCAACCTGTAATTTAtcaacattaattacatatttaatGAGAGCAAATCTTCAAGATTACCCGGGAAATTTGATTTGAAATAAACCATAATTTTagtatgaaattaaatttgatcACAAATTTTCTGAACATGTTATCACATCCAATTAAGAATGCATATACATACATGTTACACTGTGATGCTGCATTGGTGTAGCGGATGCAGTTAGATTTTGCACTAAAATCTAATTAGTCTGGACCCGTTACACCACTGCAACAATTGCAAATTGGACAAAACGGAAGATATTGTCGATAAATAGAATGATCCAAGTAAGTGACTTTATTATGTTGCTACTAAGTATgtattgtgattttattttttaagttaataTATAGGAAGAGAAgcgaaacaaattattttaaattttagttgtatattttaatatattttattgtcttaaTGCTTTgacttttaatatattttattgttttaactAAGATTCAAATTCTTCCAAACAATTCAGGTTTAAGTGAAGTGGTTCATGAACTACTTGAACTTAATCCGTTTTTTGAATGTGAAGGGAAATAGATTACTTATAATCAATTACCCAATAAGCAGCTGTAAAACCAGCAACACCAGAGGATAAATGAATTACAAATCCACCAGCATAATCAATTATTTTCCCTTCAAGAAATCCATTCCCCCATATAGTGAAAGCACCAATGGTATAAGAAAATGTAAGCCACATAGGAACAAACAACATCCatgcaaaaaaatttattctccCAAGCAAAGATCCTGCAAGCAACACAAGAGTAATTGCAGCAAAAGCAAATTGATAGAAAACAAAATCAGCCATTGGTAAATAATATTGTGTTGATGCCTTTGAAAGTAGAAACTTTTGACTCATAGCAAAATTGGGCTTTCCAACAAAAGGCAAAAGCTTGTTTCCAAATGCCATTTGATGGGCCCATAAAACCCAACAAACTAACACAGCTGAAAATGCATATAGGCCCATGAAAGCTGAATTTACGGCCCATTTTTTCTTAACCATGCTGCCATAAAGTATTATAAGCCCAGGAACAGTTTGAAGGCCCACTAATGTTGCTGCTGTTAGTTGCCATGCATTGTCAGCTTTGTTGTTCCAATCAGGTGATTGATCGTTTGGTGGTAAAAGTGATTCTGAAAAAGGGGAAATATACTTAGAAGAATTAAAATTCATAATGTAATGAAAATCACTATGTTTTGGGGAAAATTTTCTGATTGGTGGGGTGGGGTTAGGACTatatacaataattaatttttgtcatttttctAAAGGTATCTTTGGAATCATCATCAAAagttgtggtttcttgttgtggTGGCTGGACATAGCTAGTTTGCTGATGCAATAAGATTCAATTGAAAATTCAATTATTAGGATACTTAAAATTgagatttgataaaaaatttactcaTCCTATAAGGAGTGGGTATAATTTCTCTATCGGCGTGAGGATTTTTTGGTCATTGTATACCtctcagatacattaattattcaaacataaaaatgaaATGTTGCATATAATTGAAGGCGGAGGAAAtattaatcgttagttggtccatATTAGCGATAAATTTAGTAGGGAGAACCACAATTCAATCTCTCTCAACTGTGATCAAAAGATGGTTGGAATCACTTGATGAAAGAACTGACCGTCGAACCAGATTAGATAGTTCAGTGAGTCAAATACTTGtggtgaaaataaataaataaacgaaggaaatattttatttataagtatTTTTGTCAACACTCTCCTTTCCTTGATTTATGATGAATTATATAATGCAACTCACTTAACCTTttctgaaataaaaattaaaaaggaaaaaactaaGTTCCCTAACCAACCTCATAGAATTCAGGTTGAGTCAATTTtagttttgtaacttgtggTTGAGACAAACTTGTCAATTTTTACTAATGACGCAATGGACTTTGTTTTAATCGCTATATAAAtagtataaattaaaattgtgATGTTTCAACtttgacacaatttttttttgtaaaaaaccAAAACAGACATTCGAATTGATTAAATCACGTATGTTAGTTGTACATGCTACGTACACAAATTCTAAAAGTATACTCCCgatcttttttataaagaatactttagggaaaaaaaattggtcatttttataagaaattttgaccaattttcaaatgttttaaatgttcaatttcacttatgcccttatttattatgagatagaatttaaaaataagtaagttagttgaattaagagtaattaaataagggtatacatggattaaatttaaatttataagagtattaaatgaaaataacaatgtTAAATATAATTTCTTGGTCCGTGTGATCTTTtaaaagtgt encodes:
- the LOC123882402 gene encoding pentatricopeptide repeat-containing protein At3g22690-like translates to MRRVSRRVQQCLGPKPHQTSFHYTGLLHHCKTTDCIKKIHAQIITGGHRKDPFIAAKLIDKYAQFGGSNVEHARKVFDILSERDVFCWNVVIKGYANMGPFTEALNVYDVMRISGTTPNRYTYPFVLKACGAERDYVKGRIIHENVVKCGLDFDLFVGNALVAFYAKCQEIEASRKVFDEMPERDIVSWNSMISGYIANGYMDDAVLVFYDMLRDDDIGFPDNATLVTVLPAFAEKADIHAGYWIHCYIVKTGMKLDPAVGCGLITLYSNCGYISMARAIFDQISDRNVFVWSAIIRCYGTHGFAHEALGMFRQLVDSGLHPDGVVFLCLLSACSHAGMHEQGWHLFQTMETYGVAKGEAHYACMVDLLGRAGDLEKAVEFIQSMPIQPGKNVYGALLGACRIHKHLELAELASEKLFVLDPNKAGRYVILAQMYEDEGRWQDAAGLRKVIREKEIKKPIGYSSVELESGHEKFRVNDESHPFTTYIFETLVSLDRIMGNEARTQCDAIL
- the LOC123882404 gene encoding ammonium transporter 2 member 3; this encodes MNFNSSKYISPFSESLLPPNDQSPDWNNKADNAWQLTAATLVGLQTVPGLIILYGSMVKKKWAVNSAFMGLYAFSAVLVCWVLWAHQMAFGNKLLPFVGKPNFAMSQKFLLSKASTQYYLPMADFVFYQFAFAAITLVLLAGSLLGRINFFAWMLFVPMWLTFSYTIGAFTIWGNGFLEGKIIDYAGGFVIHLSSGVAGFTAAYWVGPRTSDDRKNFPPNNIIHMLGGAGFLWMGWTGFNGGAPFQVGEITSIAIFNTHLCTATSILVWISLDMIVYKKGSLIGSVQGMMTGLVCITPGAGLVDPWAAILMGALSGSIPWYTMMVLHKRVPFFQNVDDTLGVFHTHAVAGFLGGILSGVFAKPKLLRMLYGPITSYGPGLFYSYFDENMGLGIRQILYQLLGAIFITIWNVVITSLICIILSHIVDLRMKEEDLEVGDDAIHGEEAYVLWGDGESMILPLRLHKSTSTILSISHQRHSIPINKIDE
- the LOC123882403 gene encoding uncharacterized protein At1g76070-like, with protein sequence MEKLSQMKNKFFKFLPKRPVASVSSYQNPTLSPNTSVTTSRKVSIIPKEARRKHRSISFSAREPTSPKVSCMGQVKCKKKRKVKRVDQSSTKKSDSVTSHEYKKVLFWDFKGSCESPTQSVKAFVLEENEVVAPSLGSMKKFVSGRGSLSDFDANLAER